AACTACTGCGTTGTATGGTTAGTTACACAAGTAATGAACCAATTAACTAGGAGGTGGATTGTGATTTATTCTTTAAGCAATGAAAAACCAATCTTCCAACAAATTCGGGAACGGATTGAAGATGCAATTCTTGATGGGCAACTTCAATCTGAAGATCGCATTCCATCGACAAATGAATTTGCCAAGGAGTATCAAATAAATCCTGCAACAGCAGGAAAGGGCGTGAACGAATTAGTGGAAAAAGGTGTCATCTATAAAAAACGAGGCGTGGGCATGTTTGTTAGTATTGACGCACGAAAGATTTTAATCGCAGAACGTAAGGAAATCTTCTTTGCACAACATATTGAACCGTTGAAAAAAGAGGCAATTCGTTTAGGTATCTCAGATGAAGAATTACAAAATATGTTACAGAGGGGATAACTTATGAAAATCGATGTGAGAAATGTAAGCAAATTATATAAGCAGAAGCATGCTTTAAAAAATATATCGTTTACTATTGAAGGGCCAAAAATCATAGGTTTTTTAGGCCATAATGGCGCTGGTAAAACAACATTTTTAAACCTTTTAGCAGGACTTATTTCTACAAATAAAGGGCAAATTTGTGTCAATGGCGAGAATGTATTTAATGCCCCTGTTATATTACGAGACATTTGTTTTGTTGGAGAGAGTGGGAATTTTCAAGAAGATATGACAGTTGCACAAAGTTTAAAGACTAATAGTTTTTTCTATCCAAAGTGGGATGGACAGCTTGCAAATGAACTACTTCAAGTGTTTGCTCTTAATCCAAAAGATAAGGTGCGCAATCTCTCCAAAGGGATGGTATCTGCACTCGGTATCATTACAGGGTTTGCCAGTAATGCTTCAATCACGATTTTCGATGAGCCTTACATTGGATTAGACGCAGCTGCAAGAAATACTTTTTATGATTTATTAATCGAACAACAAATAGAAAATCCAAGGCTATTTCTTTTATCAACGCATTTAATAGATGAAGCTAGTAAATTGTTCGAAGAAATTCTTATCCTCCATGAAGGTGAATTATTACTTCAAAAAACAGCGGAGGAATGGGAAAAGTATATTGTTGCAGTAAAAGGAAGTCCACAGGATGTCGAGCTCGCAATCAAAAACTTTGAAGTAATTTATAAGCATACTTTTATGCAGGAGATGACAGCCGTTGTGTTTGCTAGTGGTCAGGCTATTGAAGATGATAACATCACACTAGAAAATGTATCTTTACAAGATCTATTGGTGTATTTAAGTAAACAACAAAAAGCGAGGTTAGTGAAATGAAGACAGTACAGGGTAGCTTATACGTCCTTTTTCAAAGCTATAAAAAAAGTAATATTATTTTTTGGTGCATTCTGTTTTCAATCGTCATACTGTCATTTTTTATTGATACTTTTTTTGGGCAGTATGTATCCTTTGCCATGACTATTTCAATACCTGTCTATGTTTTTTATAGTGTAAAGGGAGCGAAAATTTTAAATAAAACATTGCCCTATTTTTTAAAGCTTGGCTTAAGTCGTATGCAATATGTGTGTAACGTTGGCTTATTTTTCATCGTTTGGAGCCTTGCTGGTGCATTCGTAATCGCTTGTACGCATAAAATTATTACCCTCGTTTCTAACCTATTTGATTATGAAAATATGGTTATTATCCACCCTATTTTATTTTTCAGCAATTCTGATTCCTTTTTATTAACAATGTCTATGGATACTGTGTTACTTCTACTCTGTCTAATTTCAAGCTTACTTTTAAATGTCGTCTTTTACCGCTTCGGAACATTAGGTGGCTACAGCTTTATTGGTGTACTTGCGTTGATTCCGATTACAATGGTGATTTTCGAATGGTATACACCGCTGTTTGAATTAGTATCTAAGGTTTCTGCTTTTACTATTATCGCTAGCTTACTAGTTATTAGTATTTTCATCTATATCGTAATATCAGGTGCATTACGAAAAGCTTCTGCAATTCCATCATAAAATGGTGCATGAAAACATTAAATAAAGAAAAGTAAAAACATTAACCTTGAAGGGATTCAACAAAA
The genomic region above belongs to Lysinibacillus sp. FSL W8-0992 and contains:
- a CDS encoding GntR family transcriptional regulator; amino-acid sequence: MIYSLSNEKPIFQQIRERIEDAILDGQLQSEDRIPSTNEFAKEYQINPATAGKGVNELVEKGVIYKKRGVGMFVSIDARKILIAERKEIFFAQHIEPLKKEAIRLGISDEELQNMLQRG
- a CDS encoding ABC transporter ATP-binding protein; protein product: MKIDVRNVSKLYKQKHALKNISFTIEGPKIIGFLGHNGAGKTTFLNLLAGLISTNKGQICVNGENVFNAPVILRDICFVGESGNFQEDMTVAQSLKTNSFFYPKWDGQLANELLQVFALNPKDKVRNLSKGMVSALGIITGFASNASITIFDEPYIGLDAAARNTFYDLLIEQQIENPRLFLLSTHLIDEASKLFEEILILHEGELLLQKTAEEWEKYIVAVKGSPQDVELAIKNFEVIYKHTFMQEMTAVVFASGQAIEDDNITLENVSLQDLLVYLSKQQKARLVK